CCGACGTGTCGGACGAACAGCAGGTGAACGAGATGGTGGCGCGCACGCTCGCCGAGTACGGCCACATCGACATCGTTGCGCCGGTGGTCGGCATCGCCGGGCCGACCAAGGATCTGTGGGACCTGTCGCTGGCCGAGTGGAAGCAGGTGCTGGCGGTCAATCTCGACTCGATCTTCCTGTGCTGCAAGGCGGCGCTGCCATCAATGATCGAACGGCGGCGCGGCCGGATCATCATGTTCAGTTCGCCGACCGGCAAGCAGCCGCTGGCGCACCGCTCGTCCTATGCCACCAGCAAAATGGCGGTGATCGGGCTGACCCGCACGCTGGCGGCCGAGGTGGGCCGCTACAACATCACCGTCAACGCGATCTGCCCCGGCGGCCACTCCGCGCGCGACCACGAACTTGCCAAGGCATTCGCGGAGTACGTCGGCGAGCCGTTCGACGAGAATACCTACGTCAACTACCGGCCCGGCCCCAAGCCGGCCAACAAGGTGCTGGCCGGCCACTGGCTGCAGGCCGAGGGCTTCGTGCAGGACCACGGCACCTCCGACGATGCCGCCGCCATGGCGGTGTTCATCGCCTCCGACGAGGCCGGCAGCTTCACCGGCCAGGACGTCAACACCCCCGGCGGCTACGTCATGTGGTAGTGCCTCTTGCCGGGGCGTCCTTTGGTTATTTCTGTTTCCCGGTCGCAGCGCCGTAACTGCCCTCACCCCCTCGCAGCCGCGGGTCGAGCAGGTCCCGCACCGCGTCGCCGAACATGTTGAGGCAGTACACCGTCACCGTCAGGAACAGCCCCGGCCACATCGCCAGCCGCGGCGCCACCTCCATGAACTCACGCCCTTCCCGGCTGAGCAGACCTCCCCAACTGGGAACCTCTACTGGCAAACCGAATCCCAGGAAGCTCAAGCTGGCCTCACTCATAATCACCCCCCCGACGCTGATGCTGAAGATGATGATCAGGACAGGCATGATATTGGGCAGGACGTGTCGCATCAGTGTCGCGGTGCCGCCGCTGCCAATTGCCGGGGCCGCCAGGAAATAGTCGTTCTCCTTGATGCCGATAACCGCGGACCTGACTATTCTCGAGCTGCCGATGCCTCCTGTTATCCCCAGGACCAGTATTATCTGCAACACACCGCGCCCCGTTATGGACATCACGGTCAACAATATGAGCAGCCCGGGGAAGGCCATCCAGGCATCGACAAATCTCTGCACAGCCAGGTCCAATTTGCCACCAAGGAATCCTGAAATGCCGCCTATCAGGGTAGCGACCACCACATTGATAGCGGTCGCCGCCAGACCGACAAATATGGAAAGACGAGCCCCTGCAATGATGCGGCTCAAGAGGTCTCGCCCCAACTGGTCGGTACCCAGCAGATACCGGGCTGATGAGCCCTGCAGCCTGTCTGCGAGGTGCATTTCCGCGTGTGGATAGGGTGCCAGAGCATCGGCAAAGATGCTGACCAGAATCAGTATCAAAATGATAATCCCGCTGACCGTACCGAGCGGCTTCTCCTTGACCATTCTGATAGAGAAATCGGCCATCTGGGAACGTCTCTTTGCTGCGATTGCTGCTGATGGTACCCCGACTGCGTCGCTCACATGCCCTCTCTAACTGTAGCGGACCCTGGGGTCCAAATAGAAATAGACCACATCGATCGCCAGGTTGACTGCCAAGACCCCGGTGGCGAAAACCAGATTCACTCCGGAGACCACCGGGTAGTCTCTCTCGGTGAGGGCGAACACCATGAGGCGACCTATCCCGGGCAGGTTGAATATGGTCTCCATGATGACCGAGCCACCTATCAGGATAGGCAACTGCAGACCTATCAGGGTAACCACCGGGATGAGGGCATTCTTGATGGCGTGCCGCATAATGACGACCCTCTCCTTGAGCCCCTTGGACCAGGCGGTCCTGATATAGTCTTGCCTGAGCACCTCCAGCATCATGGTGCGGGTCAACCGCATGGTCGCTGCTGCCGAGGCAGTCCCCAGAATCAGGCTGGGAACGAATAACCCGGCGAGACTTCCCAGTGGGTCTTCGATAAAAGGAATGTATTCCAGAGGGGGCGCCCAGCCCCACCATATTACGGGGAAGATCATGACCATCAGGGCCAGCCAGAAGTTCGGCGTAGCCAGGCCGATGACGGCCGCGGTGCGCCCCAGGTAGTCGGCGGCGGTATCCTGGCGAATCGCCGAGTAGATACCGACGGGCAGTGCTATCACGAGCCCGATGACCACCGCCATGATGCCAAGCTGAATGGTCACCGGCAATCTACCGAATATCTCCTGTTCTACCGTCACATGCGAGGTGACCAGTGATTCGCCAAGGGTGCCCTGGAGGAGACCTCTGAAGTGGGACTCACCGGTGATCCAGTCAGGCGTCGGCAACACTCCCATCCAGCGTCCGTACTGCACGTGGGCAGGCACGTCCAATCCCAGCAAACGCTCCATGGCTTCACGGTCAATCGTGTCCATTCCTCCGAACCCTGAGATTTCCGCATTCAGCGCCATCATGTCTACCACGTTGCCCGGAAGGAAGCGGACCAAGAGAAAGACCAGGGTGGTCAATATCCACAAGGTGGGGATTATGAGCAGTAGCCGCCTGATGATATAGGCTCGCATGTGGCAGGTCGCGCCCTTCTATACAGCGTTTGTGGAAGCGGGAGGCGCGCCTGCAGCGAGCGCCTCCCGGCCCCCTTTGTCTGCCCTAAAAATTGTCTGCCCTAAAATCCCATTGCTTCCTTCATCTCCTGGTCAATCCCGATGCGGGCTAAGTGTTTGTGTCCCTCGGAATAAGATCCCAGTTCGCCGTTATAACCCTTGACCCACGGCTGCGTTGCCTGGTACTGGGGGGTTTCAGGACCCACTATCTTGAAATGCTGTTCTGTGATGTACATGTTTATTTCTTTTGCCAGCCTGTGCATCTCCTCGATGGTGGTAGCGGCCATGACGGCGTCAGCCATGGCGTCATATTTCGGGTCGTTCAAGTGGCCGGTGCTGAGATTGCCTTTATAGAATTGATTTGTCAGACGATCGGGGATCCCATACCTGAAGGCCGCTTCCCCCCACCTGATTATGTACCTGTCCTGATCTGGATCATTATACATCGCGGTGACTTCGGCTGACCCACCAGCCAAGACATCAGTCTGCGTGTCCACGCCAATCTCGCGCCAGTATCCGGCGACCAATTGCGCATAGCTCACATCGTACCGTTCAAAGTAGCCCATGCTCATCGTGAACCTGATGCCGTCGGCGCCGCGCGGATACCCGGCCGCATCAAGCAACGCTTCGGCCCCCTCCGGGTCATATCTATAGGTTTTCTTGACCGCTTCGGGCCACTCCTCGTATGGCGTGCCAATGCCCGGCACATCATTGGCGAAATGTCCCTGCGGGGTCGCATCGCCATAACCCTTGAAGTAGGTGGCTACAATGGTCTCGAGGTCCAGTGCCATCTGCAATGCCTGGCGCACGCGGAGGTCATTCAAGGGCGGTATGTCCATACGGACGATATAGAATGCATTGTCGGACCGAAACTTGAACGACCACAGCTTGATTTCCGGGTCGGTCCGCTGCAGGCTCTCTATCTGGTCGATCGACCTTAATGTACTGGCGCCGGGACCGAGCATATCAACCTTACCCGTGCGCAGAGCCGCGAGACGGGTTGCTGCCGTCGCGGTCCGGCTGCCGTGGAGAAGACTCTTGTATACCAATATCTTCTGCGATAATCTGAGGGAGATTTCCATATAGGAGAGTTATCCTGAATCTGATCCCGCGACCGCTGTACACCGAGCGCATCCTGCCGTTCATGAACAAGCCGCTCATCAAGGTGATTACGGGAGTCAGGCGAGCCGGCAAGAGCGCGCTCATTCAACTGCTGATCGACCACCTCACCGCGGGCGGCGTCCCGGCCGAGAACATTCTGAGCATCAACATGGAATCGCTGGAGTTCGAGGCGCTCGGCGACTACCGGAAACTCTACGACCATGTCCGCCGCCACCTGCCGGACACCACGGAGTCCTACCTGTTCGTGGATGAGGTGCAGAACGTCGTCGGGTGGGAGCGGGCGATCGCGTCGGTTCTCGCCGATGGGTTGGCGGACGTCACGATCAGTGGGTCGAATGCGCGGTTGCTGGCGTCGGATCTTGCCACCCGGCTCACGGGGCGGTACGTCGAGATTCCGGTGTATCCGTTGCTGTTCTCGGAGTTCATCCGATTCCGGGGAATAGAACCGAGCTCACCCGATGTTCGGGGGGCCTGGGACCGCTTCCTGCGCTATGGCGGTTTCCCGGGCATTCACTACTTGAGCCTGGAGGATGAGCCGGTATTCGCCTACCTCAACTCGCTCTACCATACGATCGTGCTGAAGGACGTGGTCAATCGGCACCAAGTCAGAGAGCCGGCCCAGCTCGATGGCATTACGCGCTTTCTGTTCGACAACTGCGGCAACATCACCACGGCCAAGCGCATGACCGACTACATGAAGGCGCAGGGGCTGAGCGTATCCCTGTCGCGCGTGCAGAACTACCTCTCCTACCTGGAGGAGGCGTTCCTGGTATTCCGCTGCCGGCGGTACGACCTGAAGGGCATGCGCCACCTGGAACTGTACGACAAGTTCTACATGACCGACATCGGCATCCGGCACGGCCTGGTTGGCTACCGGGACAACGACCTTGCCGGGTTGCTCGAGAACGTGGTCTACCTGGAACTGCGCGCCCGTGGATACACGGTCAGCGTCGGCAAATTCCGGGACTACGGGATCGACTTCGTCGCCGAGCGGCGGACCGAACGACTCTACGTCCAGGTGTGCTACTCGCTGTCGAGTGAGGAGACGGTCGAGCGGGAGTACCGGTCACTCAGGCGGGTGCCCGATAACCATCCCAAGCTGGTCCTGTCACTCGATACCGTACAGCCGGCCAACCGTGGCGGCATTCGATGGCAGAATCTCGTCGATTTCCTGCTCAAGGAGACTCCGGTGGCGTGAAGGGTATCCACCAGGAACGCCGGCGTCCCGGTTTCGAACCAGTGCGCCTCGAATTCGCGGCACGCCGGCCCGGTAGTACCGGTTACCTCAGTCATGACAGCTCGGCGGCAAGTAGTTCGAGCGCCTCGGGTTGTTCAGTGGTGACGATGATGCCGGTCACGTCCCCGGCGCGGGCTGCCGCCCGCCAGCGGGCCAGCCGATCCTTGATGCGCTCGGCCGAACCCACCAGGTGCAGCGCGTCCACCATCGCGTCCGGCACCGCCGCCGCGGCAGCGGCCTGCCGGCCGGCAAGAAACAGGTCCTGAATTCTGGCCGCGGCGTCACCGAACCCGAGCCGCCCGGCGTAGTCGGTATAGAAGTTCTTTGTCCGCGCCCCCATGCCGCCCAGGTAGAGCGCCAGTTGCCGTTTGATCGGGCCGCGGGCGCGTTCTAGGTCGGCGTCGATGGTGACCGTTACCGCCGCCAGGGTGGCGAACTCGGCGTCCCGGTGGTGCCGCGACCGCTGTCGGCCCGCGTGCACGAACGGCGTGATCGCCGTGTCTGCCTGGTCCGGGTCGAGCCACACCAGCAGCGTGCCGTCGGCGACCTCGCCGGCACAGCGCAGCCCGGCCTCGCTGATCGCCGCGGTGTAGATCGGCACGTCCGCAGCGCCGCGCAGAATGCTCTTCAGCGGCTTGCCGAGGCCGGTCGTGCCGGCGCCGGTGCGTGGCACCTGGTACTCCTGACCGCTGAATTCCAGCGGCCCCGCGCGCGCCAGGACCTGGCGGACGATCGCCACGTACTCGCGGGTCCGCGTCAGCGGGCGGCCATACGGCACACCGTGCCAGCCCTCGACCACCTGCGGCCCGGACGGTCCGAGACCGAGGATGAAACGACCGCCGGAGAGCTGGTCAAGTGTCATCGCGGTCATCGCCGCCAGCGCCGGGGTGCGCGCGTGGAGCTGCATGATGCCGGTGCCGACGCTGATGCTGGCGGTATGGGCGAGCACCCACGCGGCGGGGGTGACGGCGTCGTTGCCGTACGCCTCGGCGGTCCAGGCGGTGGCGAAACCGAGGGACTCCGCATGCTTGATCAGGGGCAGGTTGACGGTCGCAGTGCGGCCGAATCCGATCGCTCGAATCCCGAGCTGCATCATGTTGCAGGGTCAGTCCGATCGGCGCGCTTGCGCCAGGTTCGGCGCCGCGCCAGCAGCCCCGCGCGCACCACACGCCCCGACGCCGAGCGCCGCGAAGATGTCGCCGCTCATCGAGCGCAGCATACACCGATTGGGAGGGTAGCGCCCAAGTACCGTCACCTCGGAGAACCGATCCACCTGATCGGCGTGGAGTTCAGCCGTCAGGCCCGCAACGTGACGGCGTTCGACGTAGCCGACGCCTGATTCGAGCCCGATGACGCTCACCGTCTCACCCGTACGCCCGAAGGGGCGCCGCTCCAGTGTCCCGGTTATGGGAAACTTCTCTGCGCGTTTCGTCCCGTCTACCATCCGATGGTCTTCGGGGTAACCG
The sequence above is drawn from the Spirochaetaceae bacterium genome and encodes:
- a CDS encoding SDR family NAD(P)-dependent oxidoreductase, which gives rise to MGRLQDKVALITGAARGHAQAMARRFAAEGALLAICDLCPPEELDATTGAQVREAGSRALCFQTDVSDEQQVNEMVARTLAEYGHIDIVAPVVGIAGPTKDLWDLSLAEWKQVLAVNLDSIFLCCKAALPSMIERRRGRIIMFSSPTGKQPLAHRSSYATSKMAVIGLTRTLAAEVGRYNITVNAICPGGHSARDHELAKAFAEYVGEPFDENTYVNYRPGPKPANKVLAGHWLQAEGFVQDHGTSDDAAAMAVFIASDEAGSFTGQDVNTPGGYVMW
- a CDS encoding ABC transporter permease, which translates into the protein MADFSIRMVKEKPLGTVSGIIILILILVSIFADALAPYPHAEMHLADRLQGSSARYLLGTDQLGRDLLSRIIAGARLSIFVGLAATAINVVVATLIGGISGFLGGKLDLAVQRFVDAWMAFPGLLILLTVMSITGRGVLQIILVLGITGGIGSSRIVRSAVIGIKENDYFLAAPAIGSGGTATLMRHVLPNIMPVLIIIFSISVGGVIMSEASLSFLGFGLPVEVPSWGGLLSREGREFMEVAPRLAMWPGLFLTVTVYCLNMFGDAVRDLLDPRLRGGEGSYGAATGKQK
- a CDS encoding ABC transporter permease — protein: MRAYIIRRLLLIIPTLWILTTLVFLLVRFLPGNVVDMMALNAEISGFGGMDTIDREAMERLLGLDVPAHVQYGRWMGVLPTPDWITGESHFRGLLQGTLGESLVTSHVTVEQEIFGRLPVTIQLGIMAVVIGLVIALPVGIYSAIRQDTAADYLGRTAAVIGLATPNFWLALMVMIFPVIWWGWAPPLEYIPFIEDPLGSLAGLFVPSLILGTASAAATMRLTRTMMLEVLRQDYIRTAWSKGLKERVVIMRHAIKNALIPVVTLIGLQLPILIGGSVIMETIFNLPGIGRLMVFALTERDYPVVSGVNLVFATGVLAVNLAIDVVYFYLDPRVRYS
- a CDS encoding ABC transporter substrate-binding protein, whose product is MEISLRLSQKILVYKSLLHGSRTATAATRLAALRTGKVDMLGPGASTLRSIDQIESLQRTDPEIKLWSFKFRSDNAFYIVRMDIPPLNDLRVRQALQMALDLETIVATYFKGYGDATPQGHFANDVPGIGTPYEEWPEAVKKTYRYDPEGAEALLDAAGYPRGADGIRFTMSMGYFERYDVSYAQLVAGYWREIGVDTQTDVLAGGSAEVTAMYNDPDQDRYIIRWGEAAFRYGIPDRLTNQFYKGNLSTGHLNDPKYDAMADAVMAATTIEEMHRLAKEINMYITEQHFKIVGPETPQYQATQPWVKGYNGELGSYSEGHKHLARIGIDQEMKEAMGF
- a CDS encoding ATP-binding protein, which produces MNKPLIKVITGVRRAGKSALIQLLIDHLTAGGVPAENILSINMESLEFEALGDYRKLYDHVRRHLPDTTESYLFVDEVQNVVGWERAIASVLADGLADVTISGSNARLLASDLATRLTGRYVEIPVYPLLFSEFIRFRGIEPSSPDVRGAWDRFLRYGGFPGIHYLSLEDEPVFAYLNSLYHTIVLKDVVNRHQVREPAQLDGITRFLFDNCGNITTAKRMTDYMKAQGLSVSLSRVQNYLSYLEEAFLVFRCRRYDLKGMRHLELYDKFYMTDIGIRHGLVGYRDNDLAGLLENVVYLELRARGYTVSVGKFRDYGIDFVAERRTERLYVQVCYSLSSEETVEREYRSLRRVPDNHPKLVLSLDTVQPANRGGIRWQNLVDFLLKETPVA
- a CDS encoding LLM class F420-dependent oxidoreductase translates to MMQLGIRAIGFGRTATVNLPLIKHAESLGFATAWTAEAYGNDAVTPAAWVLAHTASISVGTGIMQLHARTPALAAMTAMTLDQLSGGRFILGLGPSGPQVVEGWHGVPYGRPLTRTREYVAIVRQVLARAGPLEFSGQEYQVPRTGAGTTGLGKPLKSILRGAADVPIYTAAISEAGLRCAGEVADGTLLVWLDPDQADTAITPFVHAGRQRSRHHRDAEFATLAAVTVTIDADLERARGPIKRQLALYLGGMGARTKNFYTDYAGRLGFGDAAARIQDLFLAGRQAAAAAAVPDAMVDALHLVGSAERIKDRLARWRAAARAGDVTGIIVTTEQPEALELLAAELS